In a single window of the Bacteroidota bacterium genome:
- the asnB gene encoding asparagine synthase (glutamine-hydrolyzing), with translation MCGIVFSEKSAVDPFLSTLSHRGPDGNGLLPEGAGQWGHTRLAIIDLNPESSQPMVSVTGHSVLIFNGEIYNYQSLRSELELAGCQFRSKGDTEVVLNGLETHGAAFAHRLDGMFAFVFLDRRTGTILLGRDTAGKNPMYYSTVNGLMVASEIRTLQKLIGQPLTLSQTGLQQYIRYGTIPEPDTLWQEIRMFPSGCTGNWNGSSLTVTPIPLPTVQAATGADSPETIRASVRERVIRATERRLVADVPVATFLSGGIDSSLLVGIQSKELGRKPMTVSVIFDQKEHSEEDRIKKIVDHWKPDHQYLFVGSETVLDQIPEALAAYDHPSMDGVNTWLVSKSVRARGIKVALSGVGGDELFQGYNTFNQARKLQQLRPLLHVLPSTLAGKNRQWQRAIESATGYSPAQPMGAIRALYPESEIRNLTGPAYDGWRPFVSAIDLDRLTNLKGDSLLIAQEWFGYMKQLLIRDTNIMSMASSLEVRAPFTDRDLLQYILSVPDEIKRPNQTKKELLTTSCSDFLIPSIVQAPKSGFLLPMTRWMLGPLKPLMLSHLESLRLVNDNDVLYRFAKSEWTRLDSGTTTWSRVWQWVVLGKVLRDGLS, from the coding sequence ATGTGCGGAATTGTTTTTTCAGAAAAATCGGCGGTAGACCCGTTTCTTTCCACCCTTTCTCACCGCGGTCCCGATGGAAACGGGTTGTTACCCGAAGGTGCCGGCCAATGGGGTCACACCCGCCTGGCCATCATCGATCTGAATCCGGAATCATCGCAGCCCATGGTATCAGTAACCGGTCACTCGGTTCTGATTTTTAACGGTGAAATTTACAACTATCAGTCCCTCCGGTCAGAATTGGAACTGGCAGGCTGCCAGTTCAGGAGTAAAGGCGACACCGAGGTCGTGCTGAATGGACTGGAAACTCACGGGGCCGCATTTGCCCACCGGCTGGATGGCATGTTTGCCTTCGTTTTCCTCGATCGGCGCACCGGAACCATCCTTCTGGGCCGGGATACGGCTGGCAAAAACCCCATGTATTATTCCACTGTCAATGGATTGATGGTGGCCTCAGAAATCAGGACGTTACAAAAATTGATTGGACAACCTCTCACGTTGTCCCAAACCGGACTTCAGCAGTACATCCGGTACGGAACGATTCCTGAACCCGATACGCTCTGGCAGGAAATCAGGATGTTCCCATCTGGCTGTACCGGCAACTGGAATGGTTCCTCCCTCACGGTTACTCCGATTCCCCTTCCCACTGTTCAGGCTGCCACTGGTGCAGACTCTCCGGAAACCATCCGGGCCTCGGTCAGGGAACGGGTAATCCGCGCAACGGAACGCCGTCTGGTGGCGGATGTTCCCGTGGCCACCTTCCTTTCAGGCGGAATTGATTCCAGCCTGCTGGTCGGCATCCAGAGCAAAGAACTGGGCCGCAAGCCCATGACTGTCTCGGTCATTTTTGATCAGAAAGAACACAGTGAAGAAGACCGGATAAAAAAAATTGTCGATCACTGGAAACCCGACCACCAATATTTGTTTGTAGGTTCGGAAACAGTTCTCGACCAGATTCCGGAGGCCCTGGCTGCCTATGACCATCCATCCATGGATGGGGTGAACACCTGGCTGGTGAGCAAGTCGGTCCGGGCGAGGGGAATCAAAGTTGCTCTCAGCGGAGTGGGCGGTGATGAACTGTTCCAGGGATATAACACGTTTAACCAGGCCAGAAAATTGCAGCAGCTCAGACCGTTGCTGCACGTGCTTCCATCCACCCTGGCCGGCAAAAACCGTCAATGGCAGCGGGCCATTGAATCGGCCACCGGCTACTCACCGGCTCAGCCCATGGGTGCCATCAGGGCTTTATATCCCGAATCAGAAATCAGAAACCTCACCGGTCCGGCTTATGACGGTTGGCGTCCGTTTGTGTCAGCCATCGATCTGGACCGGCTGACCAACCTGAAAGGTGATTCGCTGCTGATTGCTCAGGAATGGTTTGGTTATATGAAGCAATTGCTGATCAGGGACACCAACATCATGTCCATGGCCAGCAGTCTCGAGGTCCGGGCCCCGTTTACCGACCGTGACTTACTTCAGTATATTTTATCGGTTCCCGATGAGATCAAGCGTCCCAATCAAACCAAGAAAGAGTTGCTGACCACCTCCTGCAGCGATTTTCTCATTCCTTCCATTGTGCAGGCACCCAAAAGTGGCTTCCTGCTTCCCATGACACGTTGGATGCTGGGTCCGCTGAAACCCCTGATGCTCAGTCATCTGGAATCCCTTCGTCTGGTCAATGATAATGATGTGCTCTACCGTTTTGCCAAATCCGAATGGACACGCCTCGACTCCGGAACCACCACCTGGTCACGGGTCTGGCAATGGGTGGTGCTTGGTAAGGTGTTAAGGGACGGACTCTCTTGA
- a CDS encoding acyltransferase has protein sequence MASANRIDLLDSCRGVAAMVVVIHHIHVLFPDTIRTISGFSELTGNLIIFISGLNKEAVLFFFILSGFAIALSSGRINLTTRSGINTYLYKRFKRILPLYWFALALTALCGFVGQWTDDPSFSWYHFSGNLFMMQASSITQGVWFIPFGKNGPLWSISYEMFYYLFFIGWIFLSVRYKNRWVSDQNLFLAAVALSVLAVGFQRLIFIPWTFFMNSFAIWYMGVYLLQLYREKQTNHLLFTFLAAGLFTIDLVGYFNPDLKLAHLSDTLNQLKNGLWIGVLFYAVYAFWIYRPATGNHLLLHWFNRIWQPIGDGSYTIYLIHYPVLLLASELAGDHLLIVFLVTGLLMIASVFIERQVVKQPFLWLKRPYLRA, from the coding sequence GTGGCCAGCGCCAACCGGATTGACCTGCTGGACAGCTGCCGCGGGGTGGCTGCCATGGTGGTCGTGATTCATCATATCCATGTGCTCTTTCCTGATACCATCCGCACCATTTCCGGTTTTTCCGAACTGACCGGGAACCTGATCATTTTTATTTCGGGATTGAACAAAGAAGCGGTCCTTTTTTTCTTTATCCTCTCCGGATTTGCCATTGCACTCAGTTCCGGCCGGATCAACCTGACCACCCGCTCCGGCATCAACACCTACTTGTATAAACGGTTTAAACGGATTCTTCCCCTTTACTGGTTTGCACTTGCCCTGACTGCTCTGTGCGGTTTTGTGGGTCAGTGGACAGATGATCCGTCCTTTTCCTGGTATCATTTTTCCGGCAATCTGTTCATGATGCAAGCCTCTTCCATCACACAGGGCGTCTGGTTCATTCCCTTTGGAAAAAACGGTCCGCTCTGGTCCATTTCTTATGAAATGTTTTATTACCTGTTTTTTATTGGCTGGATTTTTTTAAGTGTCCGGTATAAAAACCGGTGGGTATCAGATCAGAACCTGTTTCTGGCAGCCGTCGCACTGTCGGTTCTTGCAGTCGGATTTCAACGGCTGATTTTCATCCCATGGACTTTCTTTATGAACAGTTTTGCCATCTGGTACATGGGTGTCTATTTATTGCAGCTTTACCGGGAAAAACAAACCAATCATCTTCTGTTCACCTTCCTGGCTGCGGGGCTTTTTACCATCGACCTGGTTGGTTATTTCAATCCGGATCTGAAACTGGCTCACCTTTCAGATACCCTTAACCAACTGAAAAACGGATTGTGGATCGGGGTCCTTTTTTACGCCGTTTACGCATTCTGGATTTACAGACCTGCCACAGGCAACCACCTGCTTTTGCACTGGTTCAACCGGATCTGGCAGCCCATCGGTGATGGATCCTACACCATTTACCTGATTCACTATCCCGTGCTGCTTCTGGCCTCTGAACTGGCCGGAGACCACCTCCTCATTGTCTTTTTGGTGACCGGCCTTTTGATGATCGCATCGGTATTCATTGAACGACAAGTGGTGAAACAACCCTTTTTATGGCTAAAACGGCCTTATCTCCGCGCCTGA
- a CDS encoding acyltransferase, with amino-acid sequence MRKSGNENISPEIAHNPAEKGPHHMNQQTSSSKIQSIEMLRGIAAFLVAWYHFTQGNHQFLSDGWLKSSGVWGWLGVEMFFVISGFVIPFALYKGQFIFSTDWYRFLLKRITRIDPPYLVSIGLVAGLWYLSALTPGFQGLAPDISWYQVAVHLGYLTDFLGMNWLQPVYWSLAIEFQYYFLIMLVIPLLIHQNLTIRRMAILVLILIPVIGFSKILVFYWLALFGIGITGFLFYTGLLNRVEFSVFLSLSSLICAWRIGIPETIAGLLTLWLIFLLKNVSIRPLLFMGTISYSLYLVHVPVGGRIINLFTRLDDSLWIHLAGLLAASAVSILFSWMFYHLAEKPSIRLASRITY; translated from the coding sequence ATGCGAAAGTCTGGGAACGAAAACATCTCTCCGGAAATCGCCCATAATCCGGCAGAAAAGGGCCCACACCACATGAACCAGCAAACCAGTTCCTCCAAAATCCAAAGCATCGAAATGCTCAGGGGAATCGCTGCGTTTCTGGTTGCCTGGTATCATTTTACTCAGGGAAATCACCAGTTTCTATCCGATGGATGGTTGAAATCCTCCGGTGTCTGGGGCTGGCTCGGTGTTGAAATGTTTTTTGTCATTTCAGGTTTTGTCATTCCTTTTGCTCTGTACAAAGGACAGTTTATTTTTTCCACCGATTGGTACCGGTTTTTGCTAAAACGGATTACCCGGATCGATCCGCCCTACCTGGTCAGTATCGGACTGGTGGCCGGTCTATGGTACCTGTCTGCCCTGACCCCGGGTTTTCAGGGCCTTGCACCCGATATTTCATGGTATCAGGTTGCTGTTCATCTGGGCTATCTTACCGATTTTCTCGGGATGAACTGGCTTCAGCCCGTTTATTGGTCACTGGCCATCGAATTCCAGTATTATTTCCTGATCATGCTGGTGATTCCCCTTCTGATTCATCAGAACCTCACCATCAGACGAATGGCCATTCTGGTCCTGATTCTGATTCCGGTGATCGGATTTTCAAAAATTCTGGTTTTTTACTGGTTGGCCTTGTTCGGTATCGGAATCACCGGTTTTCTGTTTTATACCGGTCTTCTGAACCGCGTGGAGTTTTCTGTTTTTCTCAGCCTCAGCAGCCTGATTTGTGCATGGCGGATCGGTATTCCTGAAACCATTGCTGGCCTGCTGACTCTCTGGCTGATTTTCTTGCTGAAAAATGTGTCCATTCGTCCATTGCTTTTTATGGGGACCATTTCATACAGTCTGTACCTGGTTCACGTCCCCGTTGGTGGACGAATCATTAACCTGTTCACCCGTCTGGATGACTCCCTCTGGATTCATCTGGCTGGTTTGTTGGCAGCTTCTGCCGTTTCCATTCTTTTCTCGTGGATGTTTTATCATCTGGCCGAAAAACCATCAATCCGGCTGGCTTCCCGGATTACCTATTAG
- a CDS encoding glycosyltransferase, with protein sequence MKILHITPSYKPAYLYGGPTVSVSLLAENQVKVGHQVTILTTTANGPADFPPSPNGETLDGVTVYRFPRWTGDHTHFSPRLLLWMIRNHQSFDVIHVHSWWNLVVLPVVLWFRLTSRTFVFSPRGMFSGYTVRSGLRMRFQKGLASFLLKTARLHATSQTEAQDLLTTVPEGPLFILPNFIPLPAPGLQRVPPTDGSETIRLIFYSRIHDKKGLELTFRCLAACSRLPWHLSVAGSGEPSYVESLKKLAESLGLSSRIDWVGFVEGDERFRLLQQADLFILLSKNENFGNAVIESLAMGVPVLVSDQVGAGEWVLARKWGWVVPLDEKQIISQMEEILASPDVLHSIGSTARLDVHQFYNDGTLIQSYLDHYRPAGLP encoded by the coding sequence TTGAAGATTCTTCACATCACACCTTCCTATAAACCAGCCTACCTGTATGGAGGTCCTACCGTCTCGGTTTCCCTGCTGGCGGAAAACCAGGTGAAGGTCGGGCATCAGGTGACCATTCTGACCACCACTGCCAACGGACCAGCCGATTTTCCACCTTCACCCAATGGTGAAACCCTCGATGGTGTGACCGTTTACCGTTTCCCACGGTGGACAGGTGACCATACCCATTTTTCACCCCGGCTGCTGCTGTGGATGATCAGAAATCACCAGTCATTTGATGTGATTCATGTTCATTCCTGGTGGAATCTGGTGGTTTTGCCGGTCGTGCTCTGGTTTCGTCTTACCAGCCGGACCTTTGTGTTTTCTCCCCGTGGCATGTTCAGCGGTTACACGGTACGGTCAGGCCTCCGGATGCGTTTCCAGAAAGGACTGGCTTCATTTTTACTTAAAACAGCCCGGCTTCATGCCACCAGTCAGACAGAAGCTCAGGATCTTCTGACCACCGTTCCCGAGGGCCCGCTTTTTATACTTCCTAATTTTATTCCATTGCCTGCACCCGGTCTGCAAAGAGTGCCCCCGACAGACGGATCTGAAACGATCAGACTGATTTTTTACTCTCGGATACATGATAAAAAGGGACTTGAACTCACCTTCCGGTGTCTGGCCGCCTGCTCCCGGCTTCCCTGGCATTTGTCTGTGGCAGGATCTGGTGAACCTTCATATGTGGAATCCCTGAAAAAACTTGCTGAATCCCTGGGTCTTTCCTCACGCATTGATTGGGTGGGATTTGTGGAAGGTGATGAACGGTTCCGGCTGCTGCAACAGGCCGATCTGTTTATTCTGCTTTCAAAGAACGAAAACTTTGGCAATGCTGTCATTGAAAGTCTTGCCATGGGTGTACCGGTTCTGGTTTCCGATCAGGTTGGAGCCGGTGAATGGGTTCTGGCACGAAAGTGGGGTTGGGTGGTTCCCCTCGATGAGAAACAGATCATCAGCCAGATGGAAGAGATTCTTGCCTCGCCAGACGTTCTTCACTCCATTGGCTCAACCGCCCGCCTCGATGTTCACCAGTTTTACAACGATGGCACCCTGATCCAATCGTATCTCGACCACTATCGCCCCGCAGGTCTACCATGA
- the wcaF gene encoding colanic acid biosynthesis acetyltransferase WcaF, which produces MTRFNLQSFSNPEYKPGPLPKRLIWLFISMAFFETGFPWPSSLKRFLLNVFGAVIGQGVVIKPHVRIKYPWFLKVGDFSWIGEEVWIDNLGLVTIGADSILSQGVYICTGNHNYKKETFDLMVGPVSVGHSTWIGAKTVIAPGVTIGDEIVVSLGSVVKSSLTIPGIYSGNPAIQKGNSATA; this is translated from the coding sequence ATGACACGATTCAATCTGCAGTCTTTCTCGAATCCGGAATACAAGCCCGGTCCTCTCCCGAAACGGCTGATCTGGCTGTTTATTTCAATGGCCTTTTTCGAAACCGGATTCCCATGGCCGTCTTCCCTCAAACGATTTCTGCTGAATGTATTCGGAGCAGTCATCGGCCAGGGTGTTGTGATTAAACCGCACGTCCGTATCAAATACCCCTGGTTTCTGAAAGTCGGCGATTTCTCCTGGATTGGTGAGGAGGTATGGATTGATAATCTCGGGTTGGTTACAATCGGAGCCGATTCAATCCTTTCACAAGGCGTGTACATCTGCACGGGAAATCATAATTATAAAAAAGAAACATTCGATCTGATGGTGGGTCCGGTGTCGGTCGGGCATTCCACCTGGATTGGAGCAAAAACCGTTATCGCGCCTGGCGTAACGATCGGAGATGAGATTGTGGTGTCGTTGGGGTCTGTGGTAAAATCTTCCCTGACCATTCCGGGGATCTATTCAGGTAATCCAGCCATTCAAAAAGGTAACTCTGCAACCGCCTGA
- a CDS encoding glycosyltransferase family 2 protein: protein MIQPKITFVFLTFNEENNLPAGLDSIPPDLGSVLIVDSFSTDRTLDIARQRGIPVLQHPFGNYALQRNWAQEQVTTDWVFPIDADERLTPELVNWIRNDFPGLAEKYNGFFFSRRTLFMDRWIRHGGHYPNFHLRLFRRDSVRCEEKAYDQHFTDRVGGTYLTIRNADLINIVSESLFQFTHQHNRWSDLEANEIVNPGKELNDGVRPTLFGTPVERRRWLKTRIFMKNPLFVRPFLYFIYRYFFRLGILDGIPGLIFHFLQGFWFRFLVDAKVWERKHLSGNRP, encoded by the coding sequence ATGATTCAACCCAAAATCACCTTCGTGTTCCTCACCTTTAACGAAGAGAACAACCTCCCGGCCGGACTCGATTCCATTCCGCCTGACCTTGGTTCTGTTCTGATTGTGGACTCATTTTCCACCGACCGGACTCTGGACATCGCCCGACAGCGGGGCATTCCGGTTCTTCAGCATCCGTTTGGTAACTATGCCCTCCAGCGAAACTGGGCACAGGAACAGGTAACCACAGACTGGGTTTTCCCCATCGATGCCGATGAACGACTCACCCCAGAACTGGTGAATTGGATCCGGAATGATTTTCCTGGACTCGCAGAAAAATATAACGGATTCTTCTTTTCCCGCCGGACCCTTTTTATGGATCGATGGATCCGCCATGGAGGACATTATCCCAATTTCCATCTGAGACTGTTTCGCCGCGATTCGGTCCGGTGCGAAGAAAAGGCCTATGATCAGCATTTTACAGACCGGGTGGGCGGAACGTATCTCACCATCCGGAATGCCGACCTGATCAACATCGTTTCGGAAAGTCTGTTTCAGTTTACACACCAGCACAACCGTTGGTCCGACCTCGAGGCGAACGAAATTGTCAACCCGGGCAAGGAACTGAATGACGGTGTCAGACCTACCCTATTCGGAACGCCGGTTGAACGACGTCGGTGGCTGAAAACCAGGATTTTTATGAAAAATCCTCTCTTCGTCCGCCCGTTTTTATATTTCATCTACCGCTATTTTTTCAGACTGGGTATTCTGGATGGAATTCCCGGTCTGATCTTTCATTTCCTGCAGGGCTTCTGGTTCCGGTTTCTGGTCGATGCGAAAGTCTGGGAACGAAAACATCTCTCCGGAAATCGCCCATAA
- a CDS encoding glycosyltransferase family 4 protein: MKKCLLLLSSVDSRRGGIQRYNFSLIRMIKAAGMDPVVLSVNDTTNPDPQLENFTGFGRKWSALIPSLIRHSFSAPVILIGHRNFLPLVPLIRLCRPFATIILITHGIEVWSHQPFLYRMSLLMISRIWSVSSYTRDQVRNRFRTQKPISLIPNVVPEAIRLQAEKGNTTRQETSGPLVFLSVSRLMKEENYKGLDLAIPAVLQWAGEQPFIWHLVIQGNDTDRHRLLAMESGKNHQFVFHENLSDSDLKQLYSLAHVFILPSTGEGFGIVFLEAMAHGAIAIGAATGGTPDVISDGVNGLLVPVPVTVEGIIGTLNKLNFPQDRIRLAENGLAMLSRFTESAVTTLIRKELGT, translated from the coding sequence ATGAAAAAGTGTTTATTACTGCTCAGTTCAGTCGATTCACGGCGGGGTGGTATTCAGCGTTACAATTTCAGTCTGATCCGGATGATTAAAGCAGCCGGAATGGATCCCGTTGTTCTGTCGGTAAATGATACCACCAACCCCGATCCACAATTGGAAAATTTCACGGGGTTCGGCAGGAAGTGGTCTGCTCTGATCCCCTCTCTTATCCGTCACAGCTTCTCTGCACCGGTCATTCTGATCGGTCACCGGAATTTTCTTCCGCTGGTTCCCCTGATCCGGTTGTGCCGTCCGTTCGCAACCATAATCCTGATCACCCACGGAATCGAAGTCTGGTCACATCAACCGTTTCTCTACCGCATGTCCCTGCTGATGATCAGTCGTATCTGGTCGGTCAGCAGTTACACCCGTGATCAGGTCAGGAACCGATTCCGTACTCAAAAACCCATCAGCCTGATTCCGAATGTGGTTCCCGAAGCCATCCGGCTGCAGGCCGAAAAAGGCAACACCACGCGGCAGGAAACATCTGGTCCTCTCGTTTTCCTGTCGGTCAGCCGGCTGATGAAAGAAGAAAATTACAAGGGCCTGGATCTGGCCATTCCTGCCGTTCTTCAGTGGGCTGGTGAACAACCATTTATCTGGCACCTGGTCATTCAGGGCAATGACACCGATCGTCACCGCCTGCTCGCAATGGAATCCGGGAAGAATCACCAGTTTGTTTTTCATGAAAACCTGTCCGATTCAGACCTGAAACAGTTGTATAGTCTGGCTCACGTTTTCATCCTTCCATCCACCGGTGAAGGATTTGGAATCGTATTTTTGGAAGCAATGGCACACGGGGCCATTGCCATTGGTGCTGCCACCGGAGGAACCCCCGATGTGATATCGGATGGTGTCAATGGTTTACTGGTTCCGGTACCCGTCACCGTGGAAGGAATCATCGGCACCCTGAACAAACTGAATTTTCCTCAGGACCGGATCCGGCTTGCAGAAAATGGATTGGCCATGTTGTCCCGGTTTACCGAATCTGCGGTGACCACTTTAATCCGAAAGGAACTCGGCACCTGA
- a CDS encoding MBOAT family protein, with product MVFNSIDFFIFLPVVFILYWTIGIRSIRFRNGFLLLASYFFYGYWDWRFLGLIFLSSMIDYLVSIWLSGNREDRQRKMILMVSVFSNLAILGFFKYFNFFIENFAAAFSFFGYQLATERLSIILPVGISFYTFQTMSYTIDVYRGKISPERNLISFLTYVSFFPQLVAGPIERAGSLLPQFRTIAPFNYEQASDGIRQMTWGLLKKVVIADSLAGPVSQVFSNPSAYDSLTLILTAMLFLVQLYGDFSGYSDMAIGSARLFGFRLSRNFNFPLFADSIPDFWRRWHISLTNWFRDYVFIPMTSGRNRLTVKIPAVIILFVLIGFWHGPAWTFVVFGFVNALFFIPGYFPAGRLRLPGAMGASAFPGIPPIILVMFTFCLTAMLGILFRAGNLETVMAYYAGILMNHGAASGQLYSERVLLLTGGFLLIEFFRRDSHHVLEWKPGTLNRWVRWGFYMVLIAVIFLFHEDAKDYIYFQF from the coding sequence ATGGTATTTAATTCCATCGATTTTTTTATTTTCCTGCCGGTCGTTTTCATTCTGTATTGGACAATCGGTATCAGAAGTATCCGTTTCAGAAATGGATTTCTTCTTCTGGCCAGTTACTTTTTCTACGGGTATTGGGACTGGCGTTTTCTCGGGTTGATTTTCCTCAGCTCGATGATAGATTACCTGGTTTCAATCTGGTTGTCTGGTAACCGGGAGGACCGGCAACGGAAAATGATCCTGATGGTCAGTGTTTTTTCCAACCTGGCTATCCTTGGTTTTTTTAAATACTTCAATTTTTTCATAGAGAATTTTGCTGCAGCCTTTTCCTTCTTTGGCTATCAGCTTGCCACAGAGCGATTATCCATAATTCTGCCTGTCGGAATCAGTTTTTACACGTTCCAGACCATGAGTTACACCATTGATGTGTATCGGGGGAAAATCAGCCCGGAAAGAAACCTGATTTCGTTTCTGACCTATGTAAGCTTTTTTCCCCAATTGGTGGCCGGTCCCATTGAGCGAGCAGGATCCTTGCTTCCGCAATTCAGAACCATTGCGCCGTTCAATTATGAGCAGGCCAGTGACGGCATCAGACAAATGACCTGGGGTCTCCTTAAGAAAGTTGTCATAGCCGATTCACTTGCCGGGCCGGTCAGCCAGGTTTTTTCCAATCCTTCTGCTTATGATTCCCTGACTCTGATTCTGACAGCGATGTTGTTTCTGGTCCAGTTGTACGGTGATTTTTCGGGTTACAGTGACATGGCCATCGGATCGGCCCGCCTTTTTGGTTTCAGGCTTTCCCGGAATTTTAATTTTCCCCTCTTTGCCGATAGTATACCCGATTTCTGGAGACGGTGGCACATTTCGCTGACCAACTGGTTCCGGGACTATGTTTTCATTCCCATGACCAGTGGCAGAAACCGGCTGACCGTAAAAATACCGGCCGTGATCATCTTGTTTGTTCTGATTGGCTTTTGGCACGGACCCGCCTGGACTTTTGTTGTATTCGGGTTTGTCAACGCCCTCTTTTTCATTCCCGGGTATTTTCCGGCCGGCCGGCTCAGACTTCCGGGAGCCATGGGTGCTTCGGCTTTTCCAGGTATTCCACCCATTATCCTTGTGATGTTCACCTTTTGTCTGACTGCGATGCTCGGTATTTTATTCAGAGCCGGAAACCTCGAAACCGTCATGGCCTATTACGCCGGAATCCTGATGAACCATGGAGCGGCTTCCGGTCAGTTATATTCCGAGCGGGTCCTTCTGCTGACCGGTGGATTTCTCCTCATTGAATTTTTCAGACGGGACTCTCACCATGTTTTGGAATGGAAACCAGGAACGCTTAACCGATGGGTCCGGTGGGGATTTTACATGGTACTGATTGCCGTTATTTTCCTGTTTCACGAAGACGCCAAAGATTACATCTATTTTCAATTCTGA
- a CDS encoding SGNH/GDSL hydrolase family protein: MAKTALSPRLIGWLLVLSLAINGIIVGGIFYFKYIRYPAYYRDTVKLAGFKTPSGASTLFAGDSFAALYKWPVLSKHTNLAIYGLGGSTTTDWKKWVTELTALPADTVILWLGTNDLLQGHSPDSTADRLAGLTNELIGMKKTVVLLKVLGPNGSYTLPDQSTPDEFSRLNHLMDSHLFSSCIRIDLSAWLADSSGILPMYSHDGLHLNPVGYRIADVLITLALYGKEKP; this comes from the coding sequence ATGGCTAAAACGGCCTTATCTCCGCGCCTGATTGGCTGGCTGCTCGTCCTGTCGCTGGCAATTAACGGAATCATCGTCGGTGGGATTTTTTATTTTAAATACATCCGCTATCCGGCTTATTACCGCGATACCGTTAAACTGGCCGGGTTCAAAACCCCATCAGGGGCTTCAACCCTGTTTGCCGGCGATTCCTTTGCAGCCCTTTATAAATGGCCGGTTCTTTCAAAACATACCAACCTGGCCATCTATGGTCTGGGCGGATCTACCACCACCGACTGGAAAAAGTGGGTCACTGAACTGACCGCTTTGCCTGCCGATACGGTTATTCTGTGGCTGGGAACCAATGATCTGCTTCAGGGACACTCTCCGGATTCCACCGCGGACCGGCTGGCTGGCCTGACCAATGAACTGATTGGTATGAAAAAAACCGTGGTGCTGTTGAAGGTTCTGGGACCCAATGGCTCGTACACACTTCCCGATCAATCCACGCCAGATGAATTTTCCCGGTTGAACCACCTGATGGACAGCCATCTTTTTTCCTCCTGTATCCGTATCGACCTTTCAGCCTGGCTTGCAGATTCTTCGGGAATACTGCCGATGTACAGCCACGATGGCCTGCACCTGAATCCGGTCGGCTACCGGATCGCCGATGTCCTGATCACACTCGCTCTGTACGGGAAAGAAAAGCCATGA